A region of Carboxydocella sporoproducens DSM 16521 DNA encodes the following proteins:
- a CDS encoding cation diffusion facilitator family transporter — protein sequence MAGGAGLAKLQAARLSVLSNSLLVLAKLAVGLWMGSVAVISEAIHSGLDLAAAGIAYFSIKKANKPPDEQHPYGHGKLENVSGTIEAVLIFAAALYIIYEAVLRLFRGGEVEKLGLGALVMAFSAGVNWLISAHLFKVARETDSVALAADAWHLRTDVYTSAGVLLGLGLMAVTGWAWLDAVVAIIVALLILKAAWDLTKEAFVDIIDTRLPEEEEHKIIEILEKHRDYYLEYHQLRSRKAGSERFVDLHLVVPQSWSISRVHEITDHLEQRIQEVLPNTHAVIHVEPCTHGSTRCFDCDDCELEGRQD from the coding sequence AGCCAAATTACAGGCTGCCCGACTTTCGGTTTTGTCCAATAGTTTGCTGGTGCTGGCAAAACTGGCAGTTGGACTTTGGATGGGATCGGTAGCCGTTATTTCAGAAGCCATTCACAGTGGTTTGGACCTGGCGGCAGCTGGGATCGCCTACTTTTCCATTAAAAAAGCCAATAAACCCCCGGATGAACAGCATCCCTATGGACATGGCAAGCTGGAAAATGTCTCCGGGACTATTGAAGCGGTCCTGATTTTTGCCGCTGCTCTGTATATAATCTATGAAGCTGTACTCCGGCTGTTCCGGGGGGGTGAGGTGGAAAAGCTGGGGCTGGGAGCGCTGGTTATGGCCTTTTCGGCAGGAGTAAACTGGCTGATATCAGCCCATTTATTCAAGGTGGCGCGGGAGACCGATTCCGTTGCCCTGGCAGCGGATGCCTGGCATCTGCGTACTGATGTTTATACTTCCGCCGGGGTGTTGCTCGGTCTGGGGCTGATGGCTGTAACGGGTTGGGCCTGGCTGGATGCTGTGGTCGCGATTATCGTCGCCCTGCTGATTTTGAAAGCGGCCTGGGATCTGACTAAAGAAGCCTTTGTGGATATTATTGATACGCGCTTACCGGAAGAGGAGGAGCACAAAATCATTGAGATTCTGGAAAAACACCGGGACTATTACCTGGAGTACCACCAGCTGCGCAGCCGCAAAGCTGGCTCAGAGCGGTTTGTGGATTTGCATCTGGTAGTGCCTCAGAGCTGGTCTATTAGCCGGGTGCATGAAATTACCGACCATCTGGAACAGCGGATTCAGGAGGTATTGCCCAATACCCATGCCGTTATCCATGTGGAGCCCTGTACCCACGGCTCTACCCGCTGTTTTGATTGTGATGACTGTGAGCTGGAAGGGAGACAAGATTGA